A single genomic interval of halophilic archaeon DL31 harbors:
- a CDS encoding hypothetical protein (KEGG: hmu:Hmuk_0631 hypothetical protein), with protein MSDDATLSSFDGEEPTDAADDDDPPAAPEPTDTATEPGEDEESAQQEQPSLTYTSSPDGDRCAACGATVQTRWHAGEGAEDPDALVCPDCKDW; from the coding sequence ATGTCCGACGACGCCACTCTCTCGTCGTTCGATGGGGAGGAACCCACGGACGCGGCCGACGACGACGACCCACCCGCAGCGCCTGAACCGACGGATACGGCGACGGAACCCGGTGAGGACGAGGAGTCTGCACAGCAGGAACAACCATCGCTGACCTACACGTCCTCACCCGACGGCGACAGGTGTGCAGCCTGCGGGGCGACCGTCCAGACCCGTTGGCACGCCGGCGAGGGTGCCGAGGACCCCGACGCGCTGGTCTGTCCGGACTGTAAAGACTGGTAG
- a CDS encoding hypothetical protein (KEGG: hbo:Hbor_03890 hypothetical protein): MDSGHPLSGLSGLWEDTIADMETTATEFRDAGWETVELHPGAVTPLPAGETEDGYLDERVGLDVLVPGDEFALVKESVGGIDGEEGTAVSYDEYEAFRAQQNEVVFLVVAMKSTAAETAVLIPLYYDVADAAETLERVRERDEMRLFVRPLDDSERVVFSQQSPEALLPEQS; encoded by the coding sequence ATGGATAGTGGACACCCGCTGAGCGGCCTCTCGGGTCTCTGGGAGGACACCATCGCCGATATGGAGACAACAGCCACGGAGTTCCGCGACGCGGGGTGGGAGACCGTCGAACTCCACCCCGGCGCGGTGACGCCGCTCCCCGCCGGCGAGACTGAGGACGGCTACCTCGACGAGCGCGTCGGGTTGGACGTCCTCGTGCCCGGCGACGAGTTCGCGTTGGTCAAAGAGTCGGTCGGCGGTATCGACGGCGAGGAGGGGACCGCCGTCAGCTACGACGAGTACGAGGCGTTCCGCGCACAGCAGAACGAGGTCGTCTTCCTCGTGGTTGCGATGAAGTCTACGGCAGCAGAGACAGCGGTGCTGATTCCGCTCTACTACGACGTTGCGGATGCTGCAGAGACACTCGAGCGGGTCCGAGAGCGCGATGAGATGCGGCTGTTCGTCCGCCCGCTCGACGACAGTGAACGCGTCGTCTTCAGCCAGCAGTCTCCCGAGGCGCTGCTGCCCGAGCAGTCGTAA